A single window of Nocardioides kongjuensis DNA harbors:
- a CDS encoding nucleotidyl transferase AbiEii/AbiGii toxin family protein, producing the protein MTTEPARDPGSVNELRRRVTNLSAARNTTVRRLQALVANVIVGQMLPETAIKGGTGLKLRFGDTLTRETPDLDTAFRGDLTEFRQSFERNGAEGWGPFTARIVEGRKRGPEHVPAAYVMQPFSVKLNYRNKPFGTVTVEVGYDELEVTTDDAPEIVSSTEAGEIFAALGLPEPGPLRVLPLHHQVAQKIHACSEPGSDRAHDLVDLQIMAPGLDDRLVAGTCRRLFAFRQLHAWPPVITPAGDWAPAYQDAALGLDVLTHVERPSRGRTPTSPVSPWSRSHRDVLRIDRILNTSQRRVKSTHRSSAGRRVIHESDARSPGNGVQQPPSPMHRELRNAP; encoded by the coding sequence GTGACCACCGAGCCCGCACGCGATCCGGGAAGCGTCAACGAGCTGCGCCGCCGCGTCACCAACCTCTCCGCCGCTCGCAACACCACCGTCAGGCGGCTGCAAGCTCTCGTCGCCAACGTGATCGTCGGCCAGATGCTCCCGGAAACGGCGATCAAAGGCGGGACAGGGCTCAAGCTCCGCTTCGGCGACACGCTCACCCGCGAGACTCCAGACCTCGACACTGCGTTCCGCGGTGACCTCACCGAGTTTCGTCAATCCTTCGAGCGCAACGGCGCCGAAGGCTGGGGTCCGTTCACGGCGCGCATCGTTGAGGGCCGCAAGCGCGGTCCTGAGCACGTCCCCGCGGCGTACGTCATGCAGCCCTTCAGCGTGAAGCTCAACTACCGCAACAAACCCTTCGGCACGGTCACCGTCGAGGTCGGGTACGACGAGCTCGAAGTCACCACCGACGACGCTCCTGAGATTGTCTCGTCGACCGAGGCAGGAGAGATCTTCGCGGCCCTCGGACTGCCCGAGCCCGGTCCACTGCGCGTACTGCCGTTGCACCACCAGGTCGCTCAGAAGATCCACGCGTGTTCCGAACCGGGCAGCGACCGTGCCCACGACCTCGTCGACCTGCAGATCATGGCTCCCGGCCTCGACGATCGGCTCGTCGCCGGGACCTGCCGCCGCCTGTTCGCCTTCCGGCAGCTCCACGCCTGGCCGCCGGTCATCACTCCGGCCGGAGACTGGGCGCCGGCCTACCAGGACGCCGCGCTCGGCCTCGACGTCCTGACTCATGTGGAGAGGCCGTCGCGTGGGCGAACACCTACATCGCCCGTCTCGCCGTGGAGCCGATCGCACCGTGACGTGTTAAGAATCGACCGAATTCTTAACACGTCCCAGAGACGTGTTAAGTCGACGCACAGGTCGTCAGCAGGGCGCCGAGTGATACACGAAAGTGATGCACGAAGCCCCGGAAACGGTGTCCAACAGCCTCCTTCGCCGATGCATCGCGAACTTCGAAATGCCCCCTGA
- a CDS encoding helix-turn-helix domain-containing protein, whose product MDRAYLLEIARRARGLTQVEVAARSGTSQATLSAYERGLKSPTLKVASRILEAIGFDLDLRVHIDWVEHRVPRLGPFWVPNLLWHVDMPDCFATLSIPDGDGPMREWDLHNREQRKGVYEQLILHGLPQQMIRWVDGPFLVDVWDELDLPEPVRKAWKWAIVIAKEPTRPDALRFGPDPMLTASAWIRSYEPLPKRPKQPSVRFIPTRFDPRQRSAQAGGADDEGRTRVDDADSIAAVVERLVEELPTTRFPSTPATWSAGVAFARRWAELGYDEHLVALTPQRSRCVVRVAIDPFDEKSELVERLRTI is encoded by the coding sequence ATGGATCGGGCGTATCTGCTCGAGATCGCACGACGAGCCCGTGGCCTGACGCAGGTCGAGGTCGCCGCGAGGTCCGGTACGTCGCAAGCGACGTTGTCGGCGTACGAACGCGGGTTGAAGTCCCCGACGCTCAAGGTCGCGTCGCGGATCCTCGAAGCGATCGGGTTCGATCTCGACCTGCGCGTGCACATCGATTGGGTCGAGCACCGGGTGCCGCGGCTCGGGCCGTTCTGGGTGCCGAACCTCCTCTGGCACGTCGACATGCCCGACTGCTTCGCGACGCTCAGCATCCCCGACGGCGACGGTCCGATGCGCGAGTGGGACCTGCACAACCGGGAGCAGCGCAAGGGCGTGTATGAGCAGCTGATCCTGCACGGGCTGCCGCAGCAGATGATCCGCTGGGTCGACGGTCCGTTCCTCGTCGACGTGTGGGACGAGCTCGACCTCCCGGAGCCCGTCCGCAAGGCGTGGAAGTGGGCGATCGTGATCGCGAAGGAGCCGACCCGGCCCGACGCGTTGCGGTTCGGACCCGACCCGATGCTGACGGCGTCGGCATGGATCCGCAGCTACGAGCCGTTGCCGAAGAGACCGAAGCAGCCGTCGGTCCGGTTCATCCCGACGCGGTTCGACCCGCGGCAGAGAAGCGCGCAGGCTGGTGGCGCTGACGACGAGGGGAGGACGCGGGTGGACGATGCCGATTCGATCGCCGCCGTAGTGGAGCGGCTCGTCGAGGAACTCCCGACCACCCGCTTTCCCTCGACGCCCGCCACCTGGAGCGCCGGGGTCGCCTTCGCTCGACGTTGGGCGGAGCTGGGGTACGACGAGCACTTGGTCGCTCTGACGCCGCAGAGATCCCGGTGTGTCGTGAGAGTGGCCATCGACCCATTCGACGAGAAGTCAGAGCTTGTCGAGCGACTCCGCACGATCTAG
- a CDS encoding flavin-dependent monooxygenase, with protein sequence MTQTEDAVRPSGAERRQTTVEDVLDELRRRRNEFHEQRFVAPDFVDRLKEIGVYRCAAPVRFGGTPVRPADFLRLVEQISTVDGSAGWVASFGCQTTYLGSLPLETLEEIYADGPDVVFAGALFPVQEARRTPDGFSVTGRWKFASGCKAAEVICVGIPGDDSTAGKPRGAVVRPQDVRIVEDWDVVGMRATGSFDLVLEEVLVPERRTFIRGGAPTIDEPIYRYPTITYAAQALSVVSAGVARAALDFAEELGAGRAGITGAPKLADRAYYRTGIAEAEATLRSARAYFFEAAEEAWDGVLDGGPLSDRANAHLRLSAAHLARTSARVVADVVSLSGTAPIFTGHPLQDLLGDALVPQSHAFLSPAMYDAAGAVLMGEPPTVPAFR encoded by the coding sequence ATGACCCAGACCGAGGACGCCGTCCGTCCGAGCGGCGCCGAGCGCCGCCAGACTACCGTCGAGGACGTTCTCGACGAGCTGCGGCGACGCAGGAACGAGTTCCACGAGCAGCGCTTCGTCGCGCCGGACTTCGTCGACCGCCTCAAGGAGATCGGCGTCTACCGCTGCGCGGCCCCGGTGCGCTTCGGCGGGACACCGGTCCGGCCGGCCGACTTCCTGCGCCTGGTGGAGCAGATCTCGACCGTCGACGGCTCGGCCGGCTGGGTGGCGAGCTTCGGCTGCCAGACGACCTATCTGGGCTCGCTGCCGCTGGAGACCCTCGAGGAGATCTACGCCGACGGCCCCGACGTCGTCTTCGCCGGCGCACTGTTCCCGGTCCAGGAAGCACGCCGTACGCCGGACGGCTTCTCGGTCACCGGCCGGTGGAAGTTCGCCAGCGGCTGCAAGGCGGCCGAGGTGATCTGCGTCGGCATCCCGGGCGACGACTCGACCGCAGGCAAGCCGCGCGGCGCCGTGGTCCGGCCGCAGGATGTCCGGATCGTCGAGGACTGGGACGTCGTCGGCATGCGGGCGACGGGCTCCTTCGACCTCGTCCTCGAGGAGGTTCTCGTCCCGGAGCGTCGTACCTTCATCCGCGGGGGCGCCCCGACGATCGACGAGCCCATCTACCGCTACCCGACGATCACGTACGCCGCCCAGGCGCTCTCCGTCGTCTCCGCCGGTGTCGCCCGGGCCGCCCTGGACTTCGCCGAGGAGCTCGGTGCGGGCCGTGCGGGCATCACGGGAGCGCCGAAGCTCGCCGACCGCGCCTACTACCGCACCGGCATCGCCGAGGCCGAGGCCACGCTGCGCTCGGCCAGGGCCTACTTCTTCGAGGCGGCCGAGGAGGCCTGGGACGGCGTACTCGACGGCGGCCCGCTGAGCGACCGCGCGAACGCGCACCTGCGTCTGTCCGCCGCCCACCTCGCCCGCACCTCGGCGCGCGTCGTGGCCGACGTCGTCAGCCTCTCCGGCACGGCCCCGATCTTCACCGGGCACCCGCTCCAGGACCTCCTGGGCGACGCGCTGGTCCCCCAGTCACACGCCTTCTTGAGTCCGGCGATGTACGACGCCGCCGGAGCGGTCCTCATGGGCGAGCCGCCGACGGTGCCTGCGTTCCGTTGA
- a CDS encoding patatin-like phospholipase family protein: protein MRDHHEAVSADAALDDSTIGVALSGGGVRAALFCAGALRAIVRHAEFKDKQLAVSGVSGSALLAFETAWSSASTDEEALEEAIERIVKYGYWLGRRWWAIAVVVLLSVSIAFPILQGSGSSTAGLLIAIGIAAVIAGLLAIGLFRTQGIFYRARPVAWHPLPIYSARPSQFGRAPARRLTLDHVVLNATSLNDGSYVSFDRRTFPTDIPVSRLAEASAAFPGVFLPRRLPGRVETLADGGVHDNTGLTYFRRAERRPELVLAIDAGVSSQPPTGTPYSLVLAILRRAPSAIWILMGSVIGSAVVSALLKAPWLSALIATFALVAFVATIIIVIPIAIVRGFWTDLRWLGRGWPITVRVASDLHREVFTLEHAARGGAVLSVKLESGPEPVRAKTQLWRLKESVARQLVGEGQRRTEELLRGWATLPAEERPSTYGIDGVRGHAIR, encoded by the coding sequence GTGAGAGACCACCACGAAGCAGTGTCAGCTGACGCAGCCTTGGACGACTCGACGATCGGCGTCGCACTCTCGGGTGGTGGCGTGCGCGCCGCGTTGTTCTGCGCCGGCGCCCTGCGAGCGATCGTTCGTCACGCCGAGTTCAAGGACAAGCAATTGGCCGTATCAGGAGTCTCCGGCAGCGCGCTGCTCGCTTTCGAGACAGCTTGGTCGTCGGCCTCGACCGATGAAGAGGCGCTCGAGGAGGCCATCGAGCGGATCGTCAAGTACGGCTACTGGCTCGGTCGCCGTTGGTGGGCCATCGCGGTAGTCGTCTTGCTATCTGTCTCGATCGCCTTTCCGATTCTCCAGGGTTCCGGCTCCTCGACAGCGGGGCTCCTGATCGCCATCGGGATCGCCGCCGTGATTGCAGGGCTGCTGGCGATCGGACTGTTCCGCACGCAAGGGATCTTCTACCGTGCGCGCCCCGTCGCCTGGCATCCCCTGCCGATCTACTCCGCGCGACCGAGCCAGTTCGGTCGCGCACCCGCACGTCGCCTCACACTGGACCACGTCGTGCTCAACGCGACATCCCTCAATGACGGCTCCTACGTGTCCTTCGACCGCCGAACTTTCCCCACTGACATCCCCGTCAGTCGGCTCGCTGAAGCGTCGGCGGCGTTTCCTGGGGTCTTCCTCCCGCGACGCCTGCCCGGACGCGTCGAAACGCTCGCGGACGGCGGCGTCCACGACAACACCGGGCTCACCTACTTCCGACGAGCCGAGCGACGGCCCGAGCTCGTCCTCGCGATCGACGCCGGGGTATCGAGTCAGCCGCCCACCGGTACGCCGTACTCACTCGTGCTCGCAATCCTCCGGCGCGCACCATCAGCCATATGGATCCTGATGGGATCGGTCATCGGCAGCGCCGTCGTCAGCGCCCTTCTGAAGGCACCGTGGCTGTCCGCTCTGATCGCGACTTTCGCGCTGGTCGCGTTCGTTGCGACGATCATCATCGTGATCCCGATCGCCATCGTTCGCGGGTTCTGGACAGATCTGCGGTGGCTCGGAAGGGGGTGGCCCATCACGGTGCGCGTCGCGTCAGACCTGCACCGGGAGGTGTTCACGCTGGAGCACGCCGCCCGTGGTGGCGCGGTCTTGAGTGTGAAGCTCGAGAGTGGGCCGGAACCAGTTCGCGCCAAGACTCAGCTCTGGCGGTTGAAGGAGTCCGTAGCTCGCCAATTGGTTGGTGAAGGACAACGCCGGACGGAGGAGCTGCTCCGGGGGTGGGCGACACTGCCTGCCGAGGAACGGCCCTCGACGTACGGCATCGATGGCGTCCGCGGCCACGCGATCAGGTAG
- a CDS encoding type IV toxin-antitoxin system AbiEi family antitoxin domain-containing protein translates to MSYRQTLRELAFDSHGVVTVADAAELGVPAVELRKLASRGALQRISQGVYRMLEAPTSELSEFAEAVAATGCADALLVDEAVLAAHGLAQVNLRTIKVAVPRRTRTQVPATVEVIQRVVPDEERDFIDGIPAMTIAAAIRATKGRILRERLIDATRQAEARDLISEAARDELIKELDDE, encoded by the coding sequence ATGTCCTATCGGCAGACGCTGCGCGAGCTCGCGTTCGACAGCCACGGCGTCGTCACGGTCGCTGACGCGGCCGAGCTCGGCGTGCCTGCGGTCGAGCTGCGCAAGCTCGCCTCCCGTGGCGCGCTCCAGCGGATCAGCCAGGGCGTCTACCGGATGCTGGAGGCCCCGACAAGCGAGCTGAGCGAGTTCGCCGAAGCGGTGGCCGCGACTGGGTGCGCCGACGCTCTTCTGGTCGACGAGGCTGTGCTCGCCGCCCACGGACTGGCGCAGGTCAACCTCCGCACGATCAAGGTCGCTGTCCCCCGCCGGACTCGGACGCAGGTGCCGGCGACCGTCGAGGTCATCCAGCGCGTCGTCCCCGACGAGGAGCGCGACTTCATCGACGGCATCCCCGCCATGACCATCGCCGCAGCGATCCGCGCAACGAAGGGCCGCATCCTCCGCGAGCGACTCATCGACGCCACGCGCCAGGCTGAGGCCAGGGACCTCATCAGCGAGGCGGCCCGCGACGAACTCATCAAGGAACTGGACGACGAGTGA
- a CDS encoding MFS transporter produces the protein MPSRQLAVVLVALSTAAAPPFLVGALAAGIDRDLGMSASAVGFAVGLCYLVAAAVCTVAGPWVDRIGAAAALRVTFVASSVALAVLAAAPGPGVITVGLLLQGFPVALSQPAANLVLSALPPGRRRGLYFGIVQAAIPASILVSGLMLGTVAGSWGWRTAFVLVAVLAALGAFVVRVPEPVAAATASGPTGPVTEPSRACLVLLGLGGLLGSATATVLPAFAASAALDGGLDPGTVGTGIVVAGLACVGCRVTASWLAGHVTPPRAVAGLGLLLASGVLGYAGLAVVDGPAFLVFVAIGYGLGWGWPGVFNLAVTAARPRSVGAMTGRSQAALFAGGMLGPTAFGIAVDRAGYPAAWAGVGVLALLGAACFALAALLWRSQAAWGGAPASELNGTQAPSAARP, from the coding sequence ATGCCGTCCCGCCAGCTCGCCGTCGTCCTCGTGGCCCTCAGCACGGCCGCTGCGCCGCCGTTCCTCGTCGGGGCCCTCGCGGCCGGGATCGACCGGGACCTCGGCATGTCCGCCAGCGCGGTCGGGTTCGCGGTGGGGCTGTGCTATCTCGTCGCGGCGGCAGTCTGCACCGTCGCCGGGCCGTGGGTCGACCGGATCGGGGCTGCTGCAGCGCTGCGGGTCACCTTCGTCGCCAGCTCGGTCGCGCTGGCGGTCCTCGCCGCGGCGCCGGGGCCCGGTGTGATCACGGTCGGCCTGCTCCTGCAGGGCTTCCCGGTCGCCCTCTCGCAACCGGCCGCCAACCTGGTGCTCTCCGCTCTGCCACCAGGCCGGCGGCGCGGGCTGTACTTCGGCATCGTCCAGGCCGCGATCCCGGCGTCGATCCTGGTGTCGGGGCTGATGCTCGGCACGGTCGCGGGTTCCTGGGGATGGCGGACCGCGTTCGTGCTGGTGGCCGTCCTCGCCGCCCTCGGCGCCTTCGTCGTCCGCGTTCCCGAGCCGGTAGCCGCGGCGACCGCGTCCGGACCAACCGGCCCCGTGACGGAGCCGAGCCGGGCCTGTCTGGTGCTCCTCGGTCTCGGCGGTCTCCTCGGTTCGGCGACCGCGACCGTGCTCCCGGCGTTCGCGGCTTCTGCGGCGTTGGACGGCGGGCTCGATCCCGGCACCGTGGGCACGGGAATAGTGGTGGCCGGCCTCGCCTGCGTCGGCTGCCGGGTCACCGCCTCCTGGCTGGCCGGGCACGTGACGCCGCCGCGTGCCGTGGCCGGGTTGGGGCTGCTGCTTGCCAGCGGTGTCCTCGGGTACGCCGGCCTGGCGGTCGTAGACGGACCGGCATTCCTCGTCTTCGTCGCGATCGGCTACGGCCTCGGGTGGGGCTGGCCGGGCGTGTTCAACCTCGCCGTCACAGCGGCCCGTCCGCGCTCGGTCGGCGCGATGACCGGCCGATCCCAGGCCGCCCTGTTCGCGGGCGGGATGCTGGGACCGACCGCCTTCGGCATCGCTGTCGACCGGGCCGGGTACCCGGCCGCGTGGGCCGGGGTGGGTGTGCTGGCGTTGCTCGGGGCCGCGTGCTTCGCGCTGGCGGCGTTGCTCTGGCGTTCCCAAGCAGCGTGGGGCGGCGCGCCCGCGTCCGAGCTCAACGGAACGCAGGCACCGTCGGCGGCTCGCCCATGA
- a CDS encoding helix-turn-helix domain-containing protein produces the protein MNNTAQDIPFHARHDDELLTLDDVAEILRTPANTVRWWRQEGTGPEFFKIGRRLYTTVGDLRTFIRAQRLASASVLGQPKAV, from the coding sequence ATGAACAACACCGCCCAAGACATCCCCTTCCACGCCCGCCACGACGACGAGCTGCTGACCCTCGACGATGTCGCCGAGATCCTGCGAACCCCGGCGAACACCGTGCGCTGGTGGCGCCAGGAGGGCACCGGCCCGGAGTTCTTCAAGATTGGACGGCGGCTCTACACGACCGTCGGCGACCTGCGCACCTTCATCCGCGCCCAGCGACTCGCATCGGCCTCCGTCCTCGGCCAGCCGAAGGCGGTCTGA